In Stieleria varia, one genomic interval encodes:
- a CDS encoding type I restriction enzyme endonuclease domain-containing protein, producing MPPASNVRRTSANRKARIIRSGLQKVQSEIPWPTPKGCNQHTRDVRYNEPKGLDVDGFFAKLTDFVKELSAEEQRGVAEQLSEEELALFDLLTKPEVDLTDKEKAEVKKVARMLLQTLKEAKLVLDWRKKQRTRADVYSTVKTVLDELPRAYSTELYEQKCDAVYQHIYDSYQGEGASIYAPH from the coding sequence GTGCCACCGGCCTCCAATGTTCGCCGCACCAGCGCGAACCGTAAGGCAAGAATCATTCGCAGCGGATTGCAAAAAGTCCAGAGCGAAATCCCCTGGCCGACTCCAAAGGGATGCAATCAACACACCCGAGATGTCCGGTACAACGAGCCCAAGGGACTCGATGTAGACGGCTTTTTCGCCAAGCTGACCGACTTCGTCAAAGAACTGAGTGCGGAAGAGCAACGCGGTGTCGCAGAACAACTCAGTGAGGAAGAGCTGGCCCTCTTCGATCTGTTGACCAAGCCGGAAGTCGACTTGACGGACAAGGAAAAAGCCGAGGTCAAGAAGGTCGCCAGAATGCTGCTCCAAACGCTCAAAGAAGCGAAGCTGGTCCTCGATTGGCGAAAGAAACAACGCACCCGAGCCGACGTCTACTCTACCGTAAAGACGGTCCTCGACGAACTCCCCCGAGCCTACTCCACCGAACTCTACGAGCAAAAATGCGACGCGGTGTACCAACACATCTACGACAGCTAC
- a CDS encoding IS4 family transposase, whose product MRRTLEAGGTEVRLMVAVDLGGELQAVQFGDERLSKRAIQIAERLQQSPNASIPAAMGTKNELDACYEFFDNPKVTQQKILQPHIEATYRRIEQTDSVVCAQDTSEIDLTRPKQQVQGAGPMDCESRRGAFFHPVVAFNLDGVALGLLGQKTYVRETLSTLTPSQKTDQRRRTPIEEKESIRWLEGLTMTHQAALACPETICVCVGDSEADIYELFVAKSQIATSNLHILVRAGQNRNTTDREDWKDQVRRSPVVGEQVVNLRARTAKVGIGKSARSRSREARTAQLEIRTAVVDVARPIHASKDLLASGRVNVVLCEEVNVPEGEDPICWMLVTTLPIDTEQDVQRVIRCYCIRWQIEVFFKTLKSGCRIEHRRFEEIDRIKNALAMYAIVAWRLMYICHMGRSCPDVGCEIIFEPSEWKSVYAILGAGNP is encoded by the coding sequence GTGCGGCGAACATTGGAGGCCGGTGGCACGGAGGTGCGATTGATGGTTGCGGTTGATTTAGGTGGTGAGTTACAAGCTGTTCAATTCGGTGATGAGCGATTGAGCAAAAGAGCGATTCAGATCGCTGAGCGATTGCAACAAAGTCCCAACGCTAGCATCCCTGCGGCGATGGGCACTAAGAACGAGCTTGATGCCTGCTACGAGTTCTTCGACAATCCGAAAGTAACGCAGCAGAAGATCCTGCAGCCGCACATTGAAGCAACCTACCGTCGCATAGAGCAGACCGACTCTGTCGTTTGCGCGCAGGACACCAGCGAAATCGATCTGACCCGCCCCAAGCAACAAGTCCAAGGTGCTGGGCCGATGGATTGCGAGTCACGCCGTGGTGCTTTTTTCCACCCGGTGGTCGCCTTCAATCTGGACGGGGTGGCGCTCGGGCTGCTCGGTCAAAAAACCTATGTTCGCGAGACCCTCAGTACGCTAACGCCATCGCAAAAGACGGATCAGCGACGCCGTACTCCTATCGAAGAGAAGGAAAGTATACGTTGGCTCGAAGGGCTTACGATGACGCATCAAGCCGCTTTGGCTTGCCCCGAGACGATCTGTGTTTGTGTCGGTGATAGCGAGGCGGATATCTATGAACTGTTCGTTGCGAAGTCTCAAATCGCAACGTCGAACTTACATATCTTGGTTCGCGCGGGGCAGAACCGAAACACGACCGATCGAGAAGATTGGAAGGATCAAGTTCGTCGTTCACCGGTAGTTGGTGAGCAAGTTGTCAACTTGCGTGCTCGCACGGCCAAAGTTGGCATTGGTAAGTCGGCACGCAGTCGTTCTCGCGAAGCTCGAACCGCTCAGCTTGAAATCCGTACGGCGGTGGTTGATGTCGCCAGGCCGATTCATGCATCGAAGGATCTTCTCGCGAGCGGCCGGGTCAATGTGGTGCTGTGCGAAGAAGTCAACGTGCCCGAAGGGGAAGATCCGATTTGCTGGATGCTGGTGACGACGCTACCGATTGATACCGAGCAAGACGTTCAGCGAGTGATCCGATGCTACTGTATCCGTTGGCAGATTGAGGTATTTTTCAAAACCTTGAAATCGGGCTGTCGGATTGAACATCGTCGATTTGAAGAGATCGATCGGATCAAGAATGCGTTGGCAATGTACGCGATCGTGGCTTGGCGATTGATGTACATCTGCCATATGGGTCGATCTTGTCCCGACGTCGGATGCGAGATCATCTTCGAACCGAGTGAATGGAAAAGTGTTTATGCAATCTTGGGGGCTGGAAATCCCTGA